A section of the Spirochaetota bacterium genome encodes:
- a CDS encoding FAD-dependent oxidoreductase: protein MDFNLNAVSFLHEKNATSLDPERIYDVVIIGGGPAGLTAAVYCMRKGADTAIIVKQVGGQVSETSAIENYMGYRHINGVDLVDKFREQVQYFTIGYDEGAGVASIEDGPIKTITLDDARSFRGRTLIIASGKSWRKLGVPGERKLTGRGVAYCTICDAPLFAGKRVVVVGGGNSGVEAAIDLAAIAGEVILVQNLDRLTADTILTDKLAAFGNVRFMYTSLVREIMGENAVTSVLLENTATGEVMEVAAEGIFIEIGLEPNSGFARDIVEMNDAGEIVVDCACRTSRAGVFAAGDVTTVPYKQIIIAGGEGAKAALSACDYLKKTE, encoded by the coding sequence ATGGATTTTAATCTCAACGCGGTTTCTTTCCTGCATGAAAAAAACGCCACGTCCCTGGATCCGGAACGAATCTATGATGTTGTCATCATCGGCGGCGGCCCTGCGGGTTTGACCGCCGCAGTCTATTGCATGCGCAAGGGTGCTGATACCGCCATTATCGTCAAGCAGGTGGGGGGGCAGGTGTCGGAGACCTCCGCCATTGAAAACTACATGGGCTATCGCCACATAAACGGCGTGGATCTTGTGGATAAGTTCCGGGAGCAGGTGCAGTACTTTACCATCGGCTATGATGAAGGGGCAGGAGTGGCATCGATCGAGGATGGGCCGATAAAAACAATCACGCTCGATGACGCGCGAAGCTTCAGGGGGAGGACTCTGATCATCGCTTCCGGCAAGTCATGGAGAAAGCTGGGGGTTCCCGGAGAGCGGAAGCTGACCGGCCGCGGAGTCGCCTACTGCACGATATGCGATGCACCGCTCTTCGCGGGGAAGAGGGTCGTGGTCGTGGGCGGTGGAAACTCCGGAGTGGAGGCCGCGATCGATCTTGCCGCCATCGCGGGGGAAGTCATCCTGGTCCAGAACCTTGACCGGCTGACCGCGGATACGATACTTACAGACAAGCTGGCCGCGTTCGGCAACGTCCGCTTTATGTATACAAGCCTGGTGAGGGAAATAATGGGAGAAAACGCCGTGACATCGGTGCTTCTTGAAAATACGGCGACCGGTGAGGTTATGGAAGTAGCCGCTGAGGGGATATTCATAGAAATAGGTCTTGAGCCGAACAGCGGTTTTGCCAGGGATATCGTTGAAATGAATGATGCCGGCGAGATAGTGGTGGACTGTGCGTGCAGGACAAGCAGAGCCGGCGTCTTTGCCGCGGGTGATGTCACCACGGTGCCGTACAAGCAGATCATAATAGCGGGAGGGGAGGGGGCGAAGGCGGCCCTTTCCGCATGCGACTATCTTAAAAAAACCGAATAA
- a CDS encoding thioredoxin family protein, producing the protein MALFNDKVRKQLKDILDTMKDEVRLLYFTQGIECQVCSDTRKFVEEIGSLGGRLTFAIHDLVADGALAARYGIDKIPAIVLLDAGDNDRGIRFFGLPGGYEINSFIGAIIELSGAREPLPDEIARRVKAVSKDVHIQVFVNLTCPVCPSAVATAHRLAMESDRIRADMIDANAFMPLAIKHHVTGVPKIIFNDKLELVGAHPMTAFLDTIEKL; encoded by the coding sequence ATGGCTCTCTTTAACGACAAGGTCCGGAAGCAATTAAAGGATATACTCGACACCATGAAGGATGAGGTGCGTCTTCTCTATTTCACGCAGGGGATTGAATGCCAGGTTTGCAGCGATACGCGGAAGTTCGTGGAGGAAATCGGCTCCCTTGGCGGCAGGCTCACATTCGCAATCCATGATTTGGTCGCCGACGGCGCGCTGGCGGCGCGCTATGGAATTGACAAGATACCGGCAATTGTCCTGCTTGACGCAGGGGATAACGACCGGGGCATCAGGTTTTTCGGCCTTCCCGGCGGATACGAAATTAACTCCTTCATCGGCGCGATAATCGAGTTGTCCGGCGCCAGGGAGCCCCTCCCGGATGAAATCGCCCGGCGGGTGAAAGCGGTATCGAAGGATGTCCACATCCAGGTCTTCGTGAACCTCACCTGTCCGGTATGCCCATCGGCCGTGGCGACCGCCCACAGGCTGGCGATGGAGAGCGACAGGATCAGGGCCGACATGATAGATGCGAATGCCTTCATGCCCCTGGCGATAAAGCATCATGTAACCGGCGTGCCGAAGATTATTTTCAACGATAAACTCGAGCTCGTGGGAGCCCATCCCATGACGGCGTTTCTCGATACGATTGAAAAGCTCTGA